The Aquiluna sp. KACHI24 genome contains a region encoding:
- a CDS encoding Atu2307/SP_0267 family LLM class monooxygenase: protein MTEIKFGLDTFGDMTVDDSGKPKSAGQVIRDLVDQAVLADELGLNSINVGEHHRDDFAVSAPDTVLAGIATVTKNIKLGTGVTVLSSEDPVRVYQRFATIDALSKGRAEITAGRGSFIESFPLFGYELSDYHVLFEEKLELLVELLKEQPVTWSGTTRAGLQNQEVYPKTERGAIPLRVGVGGSPESVVRAARLGIPMALAIIGGDPARFAPFARLYKESLEKFGRSDLPVSIHSPGHIADTDEQAIEELWPHYEAMFGRIGRERGWGPTTKAHYLQEVHHGSLYVGSVETVAQKIAYAIRSVGAERFDLKYSNGPLSHSKLMHSIELYATQVVPRVQELLAVEDVWV, encoded by the coding sequence ATGACTGAAATCAAGTTTGGGTTAGACACCTTCGGAGACATGACCGTTGATGACAGCGGTAAGCCAAAGTCAGCAGGCCAGGTCATCAGAGACCTAGTCGATCAAGCCGTTCTAGCCGATGAGCTCGGCCTCAACTCCATCAACGTCGGTGAGCATCACCGCGATGACTTCGCAGTCTCAGCACCAGACACAGTCTTGGCCGGTATTGCAACAGTTACCAAGAACATCAAGCTCGGCACCGGTGTGACCGTGCTCTCCTCAGAGGACCCAGTTCGGGTCTACCAAAGATTTGCAACCATCGATGCACTTTCCAAGGGCCGCGCTGAGATCACCGCAGGCCGCGGTTCCTTCATTGAATCGTTCCCACTTTTTGGTTACGAGCTATCCGACTACCACGTGCTGTTTGAGGAAAAACTTGAGCTCTTGGTTGAGCTTCTCAAGGAGCAGCCGGTTACTTGGTCTGGCACAACCAGAGCGGGACTTCAAAACCAAGAGGTCTATCCCAAGACTGAGCGTGGCGCAATCCCACTTCGAGTCGGTGTAGGTGGTTCGCCAGAGTCGGTAGTTCGGGCTGCGCGCCTGGGTATTCCAATGGCTCTTGCAATCATCGGTGGCGACCCTGCAAGGTTCGCTCCTTTTGCAAGGCTCTACAAAGAGTCGCTGGAGAAGTTTGGTCGGTCAGACCTTCCAGTTTCTATCCACTCCCCGGGTCACATCGCTGACACCGATGAGCAAGCCATCGAAGAACTTTGGCCTCACTACGAAGCTATGTTTGGTCGCATTGGTCGTGAGCGTGGTTGGGGTCCAACCACCAAGGCGCACTACCTGCAAGAGGTGCACCACGGCTCGCTATATGTTGGATCAGTAGAGACCGTTGCCCAAAAGATCGCCTATGCGATTCGTTCTGTTGGTGCTGAGCGTTTTGACCTCAAGTACTCAAACGGACCGCTCTCGCACTCAAAGCTGATGCACTCCATTGAGCTCTATGCCACTCAGGTGGTACCGCGAGTTCAGGAGCTTTTGGCTGTCGAAGACGTTTGGGTCTAG
- the rlmN gene encoding 23S rRNA (adenine(2503)-C(2))-methyltransferase RlmN: protein MTDVRQVKPRTEGWTQRKDESGKPLLQFNEVKRGKPPVHLADLTIEERTERIKELGIPGFRAKQISTHYFTHYTQDPEKMTDLPKEGREELVKKVLPPLLTEVKRLKTDKGDTIKFLWRLFDGALVESVLMRYSNRITLCISSQAGCGMNCPFCATGQAGLTRNMSAAEIVDQVVRANEAIRAGELGPMRHEDERVSNIVFMGMGEPLANYPKLMSAIRTMVEPQPNGLGMSARHITVSTVGLVPGIEKLAQEDLPLTFALSLHAPDDQLRDELIPVNSKWKVDEALDAAKAYFDKTGRRVSIEYALIKDMNDHKWRAELLAQKLNERGKGWVHVNPIPLNPTPGSVWTSSTKEQMNIFLDTLEAAGIPTTLRDTRGKEIDGACGQLAATEA, encoded by the coding sequence ATGACTGATGTTCGCCAGGTAAAGCCCCGCACTGAGGGCTGGACTCAGCGTAAAGACGAGAGTGGCAAGCCACTTTTGCAGTTCAACGAGGTAAAGCGCGGTAAGCCACCGGTTCACCTGGCCGACCTAACCATCGAGGAACGCACCGAGCGAATCAAAGAACTCGGCATTCCAGGCTTTAGGGCCAAGCAGATTTCCACCCACTACTTCACCCACTACACCCAGGACCCAGAGAAGATGACTGACCTTCCAAAGGAGGGTCGCGAAGAGTTGGTCAAGAAGGTTTTGCCACCGCTTTTGACCGAGGTAAAAAGACTCAAGACCGACAAGGGCGACACCATCAAGTTCCTTTGGAGGCTATTTGATGGAGCGCTAGTCGAGTCAGTTTTGATGCGCTATTCAAACCGCATCACGCTTTGTATTTCCTCTCAGGCTGGTTGTGGCATGAACTGTCCCTTCTGTGCAACCGGTCAGGCCGGCCTGACAAGAAACATGTCTGCGGCCGAGATTGTCGACCAGGTGGTCAGGGCGAACGAGGCGATCAGAGCCGGCGAGCTTGGCCCTATGCGTCACGAAGATGAGCGCGTGAGCAACATTGTTTTCATGGGCATGGGCGAACCACTTGCCAATTACCCAAAGTTGATGAGTGCAATCCGGACCATGGTCGAACCCCAACCAAATGGTCTTGGCATGAGCGCCAGACACATCACGGTTTCAACGGTTGGTCTGGTGCCAGGCATCGAAAAGCTTGCTCAAGAGGACCTTCCGCTTACCTTCGCACTGTCCCTGCATGCGCCAGATGATCAGCTTCGCGATGAGCTGATTCCAGTGAACTCGAAGTGGAAGGTGGACGAGGCTCTCGATGCCGCCAAGGCCTACTTCGACAAGACGGGCCGTCGAGTCTCAATCGAGTACGCCCTGATCAAAGACATGAATGATCACAAGTGGCGAGCGGAGCTGCTTGCCCAAAAACTCAATGAGAGAGGTAAGGGTTGGGTCCATGTAAACCCAATCCCACTCAACCCAACACCAGGTTCGGTTTGGACCTCATCCACCAAAGAGCAGATGAACATTTTCTTGGACACCCTAGAGGCTGCCGGGATCCCAACGACTCTGCGCGACACCCGCGGTAAAGAGATTGATGGAGCCTGCGGACAACTAGCCGCAACCGAAGCCTAG
- a CDS encoding cytochrome P450 produces MQDPGFIENPYPALKELRAIGKPVWDEKLNIFLAATHKDANAVLRTRSLGRIFQPKQPATTWETFNWLHADSILDSEPPKHTRLRSLVMKAFNPKKIESLRPDVERLTNMLLDAIEEKLRAGGSFDLIADFAEPLPVKVIASMLGFPDSDEHLLRPWSQSIVKMYEVSPSDEDKAEAIKASEEFAEYVHSLMLERKRNPGTDLITDLAMVEEDGEKLNAHELIATCVLLLNAGHEASVNGFGNGMVATLKNPEQLALLKARPDELAATAVDEFLRFDAPLHLFERTATEDTEIGGVVIAEGQKIAALLGSAGRDETVFENPDQLDLTRDPNPHIGFGAGIHFCIGAPLARMEMTTSLPALVKRYPNLELAAEPVRRPTFVLRGYESVFVSA; encoded by the coding sequence ATGCAAGACCCTGGGTTTATTGAAAACCCATACCCAGCCCTCAAAGAGCTTCGTGCTATCGGCAAGCCGGTCTGGGATGAAAAGCTGAACATTTTCCTGGCGGCCACGCATAAAGATGCCAATGCCGTACTCAGAACCAGATCGCTGGGTCGCATCTTTCAACCCAAGCAGCCAGCCACCACCTGGGAGACCTTCAACTGGCTCCACGCCGATTCGATCTTGGACTCTGAGCCACCAAAACACACCAGACTGCGCTCTTTGGTAATGAAGGCGTTCAACCCAAAGAAGATCGAGAGCCTTCGCCCAGATGTTGAGCGGCTGACCAACATGCTGCTGGATGCGATTGAGGAGAAGTTGCGCGCGGGCGGCAGTTTCGATCTAATTGCCGACTTTGCTGAGCCACTCCCAGTAAAGGTAATCGCCTCGATGCTCGGGTTCCCCGATAGCGATGAGCACCTACTAAGACCGTGGTCGCAGTCGATCGTAAAAATGTATGAGGTCAGTCCAAGTGACGAAGACAAGGCAGAGGCAATCAAGGCCTCAGAGGAGTTCGCCGAATACGTTCACTCGCTGATGCTTGAGCGCAAGCGAAACCCTGGCACCGACCTAATCACAGACCTTGCAATGGTTGAAGAGGATGGCGAAAAGCTAAATGCCCATGAGCTGATTGCCACCTGCGTTTTGCTTCTGAACGCAGGGCATGAGGCGAGCGTCAACGGCTTTGGCAACGGCATGGTTGCAACACTCAAAAACCCTGAGCAGCTAGCCCTGTTGAAGGCTAGGCCCGATGAGCTTGCAGCGACAGCCGTTGATGAGTTCTTGCGCTTTGATGCCCCGCTGCACCTGTTTGAAAGAACCGCAACCGAAGACACCGAGATCGGTGGGGTTGTGATCGCTGAGGGTCAAAAGATCGCGGCGCTCTTGGGAAGTGCTGGTCGTGATGAAACTGTGTTTGAGAATCCAGATCAGCTCGATCTCACTCGTGATCCGAACCCTCACATCGGCTTCGGTGCTGGCATCCACTTCTGCATCGGAGCACCACTGGCTCGAATGGAAATGACGACCTCGCTACCGGCTCTAGTCAAGCGGTACCCAAACCTTGAGCTCGCGGCAGAGCCGGTCAGAAGACCGACGTTTGTGCTACGTGGTTACGAGAGCGTTTTCGTCTCTGCCTAA
- a CDS encoding sugar ABC transporter permease, with amino-acid sequence MSQLKTAAANTQVARRRRFFSSRDKITLGFFIGIPTFLHIALVWFPAIATIYLSFTYWTGIKIEDIQWAGLANYENIFFNTPIFYDALRVNVIWLLWFFVIATPLGVLLAYQIDREIRGHKFYQSAYYLPVVLSLAVTGIIWNFLLRPDGFVNGLLGLPIAEAISFFGDDNYNIWVIMIMASWRHIGYIMLLYLAGLKAIDASLREAAALDGATEWQTFLKVILPAMRPVNIIILVITIIESLRAFDMVYIIYGGRGGLPILGVLVFENIAGEGASMKGAAYAVILFLLSIVPIITYLNQQFKEDVR; translated from the coding sequence ATGTCTCAATTGAAAACGGCGGCGGCGAACACCCAGGTGGCTCGCCGCCGCCGCTTCTTTTCCTCGCGTGACAAGATCACGCTTGGCTTCTTTATTGGAATCCCAACCTTCTTGCACATCGCACTGGTTTGGTTCCCCGCCATCGCCACCATCTACCTCTCTTTTACCTATTGGACCGGTATCAAGATCGAGGACATTCAATGGGCAGGCCTGGCGAACTACGAAAACATCTTCTTCAACACCCCGATCTTTTATGACGCGCTTCGCGTCAACGTGATCTGGCTTCTTTGGTTCTTCGTCATCGCAACACCGCTGGGTGTCTTGCTGGCGTATCAGATTGACCGAGAGATTCGCGGCCACAAGTTTTATCAATCCGCGTACTACCTACCGGTAGTGCTCTCCTTGGCAGTGACCGGAATCATCTGGAACTTCCTACTGAGACCCGATGGATTTGTGAATGGTCTGTTAGGCCTTCCAATTGCCGAGGCGATCTCCTTCTTTGGAGATGACAACTACAACATCTGGGTCATCATGATCATGGCGTCCTGGCGGCACATCGGTTACATCATGCTGCTTTACTTAGCTGGTCTTAAGGCCATCGATGCCAGCCTCAGAGAAGCTGCAGCTTTGGATGGTGCCACCGAGTGGCAGACCTTCCTGAAGGTCATTCTGCCCGCGATGCGCCCGGTTAACATCATCATCTTGGTGATCACAATCATCGAATCACTGCGTGCCTTCGACATGGTCTACATCATCTATGGCGGCCGCGGCGGCCTCCCGATTCTTGGTGTTCTGGTATTTGAAAACATCGCCGGTGAGGGAGCTTCGATGAAGGGTGCCGCCTACGCGGTGATTCTCTTCCTGCTCTCAATCGTGCCGATCATCACCTACCTGAACCAGCAGTTCAAGGAGGACGTCCGATGA
- a CDS encoding extracellular solute-binding protein, with product MLNKIAGHEVDRRSLLKGAAAGGLGIAGATMLAGCATGGSSGPIAFGARTVDESPTIQLKGLVDAYIAKTGNEVTYNATESNAFQNNLSQYLQGTPDDCFQWMAGFRMQFFADQGLLVDLSDVWNEIGDQYNESYKIAATGSDGKQYFVPQSWYPWGLHFRKSMMAEIGLDPESIYNWDDFMGALAELKGKGLIGLASADKGGWEAMGTFDILNARINGYQFHVDLLAGREKWTDDRVKEVFSYWEKLLPYMNTNVLDLEWDGAMQLLLQKQAGFFFNGSWFGANFKEQSQEDYDDLWVVPFPEINPEFARDTIDAPIDGFCVAKNGANNEGGKDLAKFAGDKEGMQAMLDTGIPMTSANKNQDTSTYDAFQLQQLAVMNEAKYITQFLDRDTRPDFAGPIVGPAFQSWFKDPSSTNEILESLQSQWDALPALS from the coding sequence ATGCTGAACAAAATCGCAGGTCACGAAGTTGACCGCCGCTCCCTACTAAAGGGTGCAGCTGCCGGTGGTCTAGGTATCGCCGGTGCCACCATGTTGGCTGGTTGTGCAACTGGTGGATCCAGTGGCCCAATCGCTTTCGGTGCACGTACCGTTGACGAGTCCCCAACCATTCAGTTGAAGGGTCTAGTAGACGCTTACATTGCAAAGACCGGTAACGAAGTTACCTACAACGCAACTGAGTCAAACGCTTTCCAGAACAACCTGTCCCAGTACCTACAGGGAACCCCAGACGACTGCTTCCAGTGGATGGCCGGTTTCCGTATGCAGTTCTTCGCAGACCAGGGCCTACTAGTAGACCTATCTGACGTCTGGAACGAGATTGGTGACCAGTACAACGAGAGCTACAAGATCGCTGCAACCGGTTCAGACGGCAAGCAGTACTTCGTGCCTCAGAGCTGGTACCCATGGGGTCTTCACTTCCGCAAGTCCATGATGGCTGAGATCGGCCTAGACCCAGAGAGCATCTACAACTGGGATGACTTCATGGGTGCACTTGCCGAGCTAAAGGGCAAGGGCCTAATCGGTCTAGCCTCAGCTGACAAGGGTGGCTGGGAAGCCATGGGAACCTTCGACATCCTGAACGCACGTATCAACGGATACCAGTTCCACGTCGACCTACTTGCAGGTCGCGAGAAGTGGACCGATGACCGTGTCAAGGAAGTGTTCTCCTACTGGGAGAAGCTACTGCCTTACATGAACACCAACGTTTTGGACCTTGAGTGGGACGGCGCAATGCAGCTGCTATTGCAGAAGCAGGCCGGATTCTTCTTCAACGGTTCATGGTTCGGTGCCAACTTCAAGGAGCAGAGCCAGGAAGACTACGACGACCTATGGGTAGTTCCATTCCCAGAGATCAACCCTGAGTTCGCTCGCGACACCATCGACGCTCCAATCGACGGCTTCTGTGTAGCGAAGAACGGTGCAAACAACGAGGGTGGTAAGGACCTAGCTAAGTTCGCCGGAGACAAGGAAGGTATGCAGGCAATGCTTGACACCGGAATTCCTATGACCTCGGCTAACAAGAACCAGGACACCTCAACCTACGACGCATTCCAGCTGCAGCAGCTAGCTGTTATGAACGAGGCGAAGTACATCACCCAGTTCCTAGACCGCGACACCCGCCCTGACTTTGCTGGCCCAATTGTTGGACCTGCATTCCAGAGCTGGTTCAAAGACCCATCGAGCACCAACGAGATCCTTGAGTCGCTTCAGTCTCAGTGGGATGCTCTACCTGCTCTGAGCTAG
- a CDS encoding NAD(P)/FAD-dependent oxidoreductase — translation MQHYDVVIVGGGHNALVSAAYLAKAGKRVLLLEKLDYLGGAATSSYTFDGIDAKLSRYSYLVSLLPKQIIDDLGLEITLAPRRYSSYTPDPHGTAGLLVDKADQSATSKSFEAFSKKDFAAWNAFYTKTEAIAQKLFPTVLEPLKTRSEVKALLGPDFETFFEGPIGDVIAESFESDLVRGVVLTDALIGTFAPNSDQELDANRCFLYHVIGGGTGDWNIPVGGMGQVSGSIAEAAKRFGAQLRTGARVLSISPTREVEFEISGEVQKVSADFVLSGISKNQLSKLIPNVEPEKVQGAQVKVNMLLTRLPKLKDSSVSPEAAFGGTFHINENFDQLEAAYKAAESGEIPDPLPCEIYCHSLTDPSILGPELIESGAQTLTVFALHMPHSLVAKYGNDELREKAQAAVLKSLNSVLAESIEDLIFKAPSGELCIETKTTQDLEDALGLPGGNIFHSPLSWPFVEDDEELATPESRWGVSTGVDQVFFCGSSARRGGAVSGIGGHNAAMAVLES, via the coding sequence ATGCAGCACTACGACGTGGTAATTGTTGGCGGCGGACACAACGCCCTGGTTTCGGCGGCTTACCTTGCCAAGGCAGGTAAGCGAGTGCTGCTCTTAGAAAAGCTCGACTATCTCGGAGGCGCTGCAACTTCGAGCTACACCTTCGATGGTATTGACGCCAAGCTCTCCCGTTACAGCTACCTAGTGAGCCTTTTGCCCAAGCAGATTATTGACGACTTGGGTCTTGAAATCACTCTCGCCCCGAGGCGCTACTCCTCCTACACCCCAGACCCGCACGGGACAGCTGGGCTGCTGGTTGATAAGGCTGATCAGTCTGCGACCAGCAAGTCGTTTGAGGCCTTCTCGAAAAAGGACTTTGCAGCTTGGAATGCGTTTTACACCAAGACCGAGGCCATCGCTCAAAAGCTCTTTCCCACCGTCTTAGAGCCCTTAAAGACAAGATCCGAGGTCAAAGCTCTCCTTGGCCCAGACTTCGAAACATTCTTTGAAGGGCCGATCGGCGATGTCATCGCCGAGAGCTTTGAATCTGATTTAGTCAGAGGTGTGGTGCTAACCGACGCTCTGATTGGAACCTTCGCACCAAACTCGGACCAGGAACTCGATGCCAACCGATGCTTTTTGTATCACGTGATTGGTGGCGGGACTGGTGACTGGAACATCCCGGTGGGTGGCATGGGTCAGGTCTCAGGTTCAATAGCTGAGGCTGCAAAGCGCTTTGGTGCACAGCTACGAACCGGAGCACGAGTGCTATCCATCAGCCCAACTCGTGAGGTTGAGTTTGAAATATCGGGTGAGGTCCAAAAGGTTTCGGCTGACTTTGTTCTAAGTGGCATCTCCAAAAACCAGCTTTCAAAACTGATCCCAAACGTTGAGCCTGAGAAGGTTCAGGGCGCTCAGGTCAAGGTCAACATGTTGCTCACTCGACTGCCGAAACTAAAAGATTCATCGGTGTCTCCAGAGGCGGCCTTTGGTGGAACCTTCCACATCAACGAAAACTTTGACCAGCTTGAAGCCGCCTACAAGGCGGCTGAAAGCGGCGAGATCCCGGACCCACTGCCCTGCGAAATCTATTGCCACTCGCTCACTGACCCAAGCATTCTTGGCCCTGAACTCATAGAGTCAGGTGCTCAAACCCTGACCGTCTTCGCCCTTCACATGCCGCATTCTCTAGTTGCGAAATACGGCAATGACGAGCTCAGGGAGAAGGCCCAGGCGGCAGTCCTGAAGTCACTGAACTCAGTACTGGCAGAATCAATTGAGGACCTTATCTTCAAAGCTCCAAGTGGTGAGCTTTGCATCGAGACCAAGACCACCCAGGACCTAGAAGACGCGCTTGGTTTGCCCGGTGGAAACATCTTCCACTCTCCACTTAGCTGGCCATTCGTCGAAGACGACGAAGAACTAGCAACACCAGAATCGCGATGGGGAGTGTCGACCGGAGTGGACCAAGTCTTCTTCTGCGGATCAAGCGCCAGACGCGGTGGTGCTGTAAGCGGCATCGGCGGACACAATGCCGCGATGGCCGTTTTGGAAAGCTAG
- a CDS encoding carbohydrate ABC transporter permease: MSMMVRDKKKAHAQQIKDRIISIFIGIFALVWLFPIVWTLWSSLRPYSEIRAGGVFSPPQELGLFNYTNAIERMDLPRYFWNTAIITIPAVFLILLFGSLIAFVVTRYSFKFNVAMLLLFTAGNLLPAQLVFIPVFKMYLAIGDAVGDRRFLYDSPLGVILIHVAFQMGFATFVLSSYMKTIPKEISESAMVDGASVFTHFFKVMLPLLRPPLASLAVLMTTWIYNDFFWALVLMSTDNKRPITSALGRLQGEFVTDYNLLAAGAMIAAIPTLVVFFILRKQFVSGLTLGATKG, from the coding sequence ATGAGCATGATGGTTAGGGACAAGAAGAAAGCCCACGCTCAGCAGATCAAGGATCGAATCATCTCGATCTTTATCGGAATCTTCGCGTTGGTTTGGCTCTTCCCAATTGTCTGGACGCTGTGGTCCAGCCTTCGCCCATACTCTGAGATTCGTGCCGGCGGTGTTTTTTCACCACCTCAGGAGCTTGGTCTTTTCAACTACACCAACGCTATTGAGCGCATGGATCTGCCCAGGTATTTCTGGAACACGGCAATCATTACGATTCCGGCAGTGTTCCTAATCCTGCTATTTGGTTCACTCATCGCCTTCGTCGTAACGAGGTATTCATTCAAGTTCAACGTTGCGATGCTGCTGTTGTTCACGGCTGGTAACTTGCTACCCGCGCAGCTGGTCTTCATTCCGGTGTTCAAGATGTACCTTGCGATTGGTGACGCTGTTGGGGATCGACGATTCTTATATGACTCACCACTTGGTGTGATTTTGATTCACGTCGCTTTCCAAATGGGCTTTGCAACCTTTGTGCTCTCGTCCTATATGAAGACGATTCCTAAAGAGATTTCCGAGTCGGCCATGGTTGACGGAGCATCGGTATTCACCCACTTCTTCAAGGTGATGCTGCCGCTACTGAGACCACCGCTAGCCTCATTGGCAGTGCTGATGACTACCTGGATCTACAACGACTTCTTCTGGGCGCTGGTTCTGATGTCGACTGATAACAAGCGACCTATTACCTCGGCACTAGGACGTCTGCAGGGCGAGTTCGTAACCGACTACAACCTGCTGGCAGCAGGTGCGATGATCGCCGCGATTCCGACTTTGGTCGTCTTCTTTATCCTCAGGAAGCAGTTTGTTTCCGGTCTAACTCTTGGTGCAACCAAGGGTTAG